A genomic segment from Cygnus atratus isolate AKBS03 ecotype Queensland, Australia chromosome Z, CAtr_DNAZoo_HiC_assembly, whole genome shotgun sequence encodes:
- the TOMM5 gene encoding mitochondrial import receptor subunit TOM5 homolog, with product MFRIEGLGPKMDPEELRRKMRRDVLASVRNFLIYVALLRITPFILKKLDSI from the exons ATGTTCCGCATCGAGGGGCTGGGGCCGAAGATGGACCCCGAGGAGCTGCGGCGGAAGATGCGCCGCGACGTCCTCGCCTCTGTCCGCAACTTCCTCATCTACGTGGCGCTGCTGCGGATCA ctcCGTTCATCCTGAAGAAGCTGGACAGCATATGA